Proteins encoded within one genomic window of Candidatus Nezhaarchaeales archaeon:
- a CDS encoding glycerophosphodiester phosphodiesterase family protein: MGLSLFKVYGGTGLLVIAHRGASAYAPENTLRAVKLALELGVDAVEVDVRLSKDGYPMVIHDATLDRTTDGSGPVAEFTLAELRKLNAGFGEHVPTLQEVIEEVKGKARLIVEVKVEGAERKVVEALKEADYLDYAMVTSFIHLLVKRVKEIEPRVKTGVIISGLPVKLVDLALHVNADAIFPNHKYLSGEAVEEVHRQGLQVYPWVVDDVEEAKRLIGLGVDGLATNRPRELLRLLGRWPPQRIKRA; the protein is encoded by the coding sequence GTGGGGTTAAGCCTCTTCAAGGTTTATGGGGGTACCGGCTTGCTCGTAATAGCTCATAGGGGTGCCTCGGCCTACGCCCCCGAAAACACGTTAAGGGCTGTAAAGCTGGCGCTGGAGCTAGGCGTTGACGCCGTGGAGGTTGACGTACGCCTTAGTAAAGACGGATACCCGATGGTAATACACGACGCCACCTTGGATAGGACTACTGATGGCAGCGGGCCTGTAGCCGAGTTTACGTTAGCCGAGCTAAGAAAGCTAAACGCGGGCTTCGGGGAGCACGTACCAACCCTTCAGGAGGTTATCGAGGAGGTTAAGGGTAAAGCCCGTTTAATCGTCGAGGTTAAGGTTGAGGGGGCTGAGCGTAAGGTTGTCGAAGCCTTAAAAGAGGCAGACTACCTGGACTACGCCATGGTAACCTCCTTCATCCACCTCCTAGTTAAGAGGGTGAAGGAAATAGAGCCTAGAGTTAAAACCGGCGTAATAATCTCAGGCCTCCCGGTTAAACTGGTGGACTTAGCCCTCCACGTGAACGCCGACGCCATCTTCCCCAACCATAAGTATCTAAGCGGTGAAGCCGTTGAGGAGGTACACCGTCAAGGGCTTCAAGTATACCCATGGGTCGTCGACGACGTTGAGGAAGCTAAACGCTTAATAGGCTTAGGGGTCGACGGCTTAGCTACTAATAGGCCGCGCGAACTCCTACGCCTACTTGGACGTTGGCCTCCTCAACGTATTAAGCGCGCCTAG